The following DNA comes from Streptococcus pasteurianus.
ATCATTTCTTCAGCTGTTACGCCTGTGACTTCTGCCGATACGGGACCGTCAACAATCTGGCAAATTTCCTTGATAACCGTCTCAAAATCACGCCCTTCACGGGAAATAATCGTTGGATTAGTCGTGACACCGTCCACGACACCTAGTTCATTAATCGTTTTAATCGCCGAAACATCAGCTGTATCTAAGAAAAATTTCATTGTTTGTCTCCTTTTCATTTTTTCTGATAAAATAAAGGGCTGATAACAACCCTTTATCCTACTAAAGTAAAGCTTTAAACTGGATATTTGAATCGTGCTCAAACACATCATCAAAACCACGTGGGTGGTGATATTCAATACGGTCTTTATCTTGTGGATAGACATATTTACCACCAACTTCCCAGATAAATGGGTGGAACTGATATTGTAGGCGTTCTTTGCGCATCTTCCAGAGAGCAAGGATTTCATCCGTTGAAGCCATAAAGTTTGACCAGATATCATAATGCACTGGAATGATAACCTTGGCACGAAGATTTTCAGCCATGCGAAGAAGGTCAATTGATGTCATCTTGTCTTGAATGCCAATTGGGTTGTCCCCATAATTGTTAATCGCAACGTCAATGTCGAAGTCCTTACCATGTTTTGCAAAATAATTTGAAAAATGTGAATCGGCACCATGATAAATCGTTCCACCTGGTGTTTCAAAGATGTAATTAACTGCCTTACGTGCCATCTCTTCATCTGTCACAGCAAGTCCTTTCAGACTATCATTATTTTCCTTGGCACCATCAACAGGAAGCGTCACAAGACACGTACGGTCAAAAGATTCAACAGCAGTCACTTTAACATCTTTAAATTCAAAGCTTTCTCCTGGTTTGATAATAATGATACGTTCTTCTGGAACACCCCATTTTTTCCAAATTTCCCCACATTCATAAGGTCCCACAAATTTAACGTGGTCAAGTTTTGGATTGTTTACAATGGCAGCAGCGGTATTGATATCAATATGGTCGCTATGGAAGTGAGAGACGAGGTAGTAATCCAATTCATTAATGGCAAATGGGTCAATAACCATTGGTTGCACGCGCAAGTTTGGTTGTAATTTACGAACCCCCGCCATATTTGCCATTTGATGTCCCCAAACCATATCTTTGACTTTCTTGGTTGATTTTCCTCGATTTGACCAGAGGTCCATAACAATATTTGCACCTCCTGGTGTCTTAATCCAAACACCACAATTACCTAACCACCACATAGCAAAATTATTTTCAGGAACGACTTCTTCTTCAATTTCTTCGTTGAGCCAAGTTCCCCATTCAGGAAAAGTATTTAAAATCCATGATTCACGTGTGATGTCTTTAACATTAGCCATTTTGCTTTCCTCCTATTTGTGTTGTTACGTTATTCATTTACAATAACAGTATAGTCTAGAAAGCGATTCCAAAAAAGACCAAGTATTACACGATGATGTGTTCATTTTTGGGCTGAAAGTTTTTAGCTATAGGGTTTTACTATTGATTTTCTAAAATATATATCCAACAAAAACTAATTTTTCTTTTCAAAATATATTTAACACTTAATTTACAGCTCAGCTAAGTAACTTAAAAGAGGTGAATAATCAACTTTACTAAAGTCACTGACATTGAATTCGAATAGCTTTCCTAATTTAAAATGGTTATAATCTCTAACATCAACTATATTTTGAAATTCAACTTTTGTGATTTGGTTATCAGCTAGTTCTCTATTATCAAGTGTATCTCCGAAATGATAGTGTGTCATAATATGACTTAAGTGCCTATCTTCCTCCCTATCACGCTTAAGGCGTCTTTCCCAAAGAACTTCAAAATCAGCAACTAACCTTACCGTTAAGATATCATAAGAATACTTTTTTGCTAACTCATTTAATTGTGATTTTTGTTTATTTGAGAATGGGTACTCACTCAAAATTACTTTCTTACCTACCATCATATAGGCATCAATTGCTTGATAATATGCTTTCCAAACAATGTTTTCCAAACTTGCTTTCTCAACAAGATTATTAAATCCCTTACTATCAGCAATATCCTCTTTAAGTTCATCAGGAGTAATTTTATATAATTTGGGCTGAATTTCTGTAATTAAGTTAACTAAATATGTTTTCCCAGTTGCTGGAGGTCCTGCAATCAAAATCAATGTTTTTTTCATGAGACTCTCCTTATTTTAAAGAACTGTCTATATTCATAAATAAGGTAAGTTTATGTTTAACAATTTCTTTAACTTTTTCATTACAAGGAATAATATTATGACGGAGTGATTTGTTTACCTCAGTTGCACCAAATTTTTCTTTAGCAGTATCAGTCCAATTGACTAATAGTTCAGTACCAACGTTAAACTTACGAATCCCATTATTAATTAGTTCAGAATAATCTTCTTCTTTAACACCTGTACCACCATGAATGACCAACGGCACATCTACCACACTATGAATTTCTTTAAGAAGAGATACTTTAACATTTGTTTTTGATTTAAACTGACCATGGTTTGTACCAATACCTACTGCCAATGCATCTACTCCTGTCTCAGAAACAAATGTAACCGCATCTTTAGGTCTAGTGTATTCTTTATCAT
Coding sequences within:
- the ulaG gene encoding L-ascorbate 6-phosphate lactonase, yielding MANVKDITRESWILNTFPEWGTWLNEEIEEEVVPENNFAMWWLGNCGVWIKTPGGANIVMDLWSNRGKSTKKVKDMVWGHQMANMAGVRKLQPNLRVQPMVIDPFAINELDYYLVSHFHSDHIDINTAAAIVNNPKLDHVKFVGPYECGEIWKKWGVPEERIIIIKPGESFEFKDVKVTAVESFDRTCLVTLPVDGAKENNDSLKGLAVTDEEMARKAVNYIFETPGGTIYHGADSHFSNYFAKHGKDFDIDVAINNYGDNPIGIQDKMTSIDLLRMAENLRAKVIIPVHYDIWSNFMASTDEILALWKMRKERLQYQFHPFIWEVGGKYVYPQDKDRIEYHHPRGFDDVFEHDSNIQFKALL
- a CDS encoding AAA family ATPase, producing the protein MKKTLILIAGPPATGKTYLVNLITEIQPKLYKITPDELKEDIADSKGFNNLVEKASLENIVWKAYYQAIDAYMMVGKKVILSEYPFSNKQKSQLNELAKKYSYDILTVRLVADFEVLWERRLKRDREEDRHLSHIMTHYHFGDTLDNRELADNQITKVEFQNIVDVRDYNHFKLGKLFEFNVSDFSKVDYSPLLSYLAEL